A DNA window from Flavobacterium sp. contains the following coding sequences:
- a CDS encoding GNAT family N-acetyltransferase, translating into MQNLIIKQDILFLREVKENDTKLLFNWANDMHVRKNAINQDTITWEKHIIWFEKKMNSSKTQMFILSDGNNSFGQIRIDEIDSVWHIDYSIDYNYRGQGLGTQIVNLLLKKFKTFKFKATVKKYNEASSSVFIKLGFKQLLINDPDFAFFEY; encoded by the coding sequence ATGCAAAATCTTATAATTAAACAAGATATCCTTTTTTTAAGAGAAGTTAAAGAAAATGATACAAAGTTATTATTTAACTGGGCAAATGATATGCATGTTAGAAAAAATGCAATCAATCAGGATACAATTACTTGGGAAAAGCATATAATCTGGTTTGAGAAAAAAATGAATAGTTCCAAAACGCAAATGTTCATTTTAAGTGATGGAAATAATTCATTTGGGCAAATACGAATAGATGAAATTGATTCCGTATGGCATATTGATTATTCTATTGATTACAATTATAGAGGCCAGGGTCTTGGAACACAAATAGTAAACCTTTTACTGAAAAAATTTAAAACATTTAAATTTAAGGCTACTGTAAAAAAATATAATGAAGCATCTTCTTCGGTGTTTATTAAATTAGGATTTAAACAATTACTAATAAATGATCCGGATTTTGC
- a CDS encoding GNAT family N-acetyltransferase, with product MFKKGAKYVCLEKSFFSLDNFKIIPIRYEDRLEIMNWRNEQIYHLRQDKPLTIEDQDHYFDDVIANLFNQERPRQILFSFLENDICIGYGGLVHINWIDKNAEISFVMNTKLQKDNFKKYWSNYLRLIEIVAFNELNLYKIYTYAFDLRPHLYEVIETEGYQKEAVLKNHCFFDGKFIDVVIHSKFINAKSYN from the coding sequence ATGTTTAAAAAAGGAGCTAAGTATGTCTGTCTGGAAAAATCTTTTTTCAGTTTAGATAATTTTAAAATTATACCGATTCGTTATGAAGATCGACTTGAAATAATGAATTGGCGGAACGAACAAATTTATCATTTACGTCAGGATAAGCCACTTACAATTGAAGATCAAGATCACTATTTTGATGATGTTATAGCTAATCTTTTTAATCAGGAAAGGCCGAGACAGATTTTATTTTCTTTTTTGGAGAATGATATATGTATAGGTTATGGAGGCTTGGTTCATATTAATTGGATTGATAAAAATGCAGAGATATCTTTTGTGATGAATACTAAGTTACAGAAGGATAATTTCAAAAAATATTGGTCAAATTATTTAAGATTAATTGAAATTGTTGCTTTTAATGAATTAAATCTTTACAAAATATATACTTATGCATTTGATCTAAGACCTCATTTGTATGAGGTTATCGAAACTGAAGGATATCAGAAAGAAGCTGTTTTAAAAAATCATTGTTTTTTTGATGGTAAATTCATTGATGTAGTTATTCATTCAAAATTTATAAATGCAAAATCTTATAATTAA